The Sporocytophaga myxococcoides genome includes a window with the following:
- a CDS encoding DUF7619 domain-containing protein, with protein MLHSDSLETYDFGPTPDLGTLSSIDEFNKDFFAYSYTRGLVVTYKGEVSIHKFADYAGGYILDYYNEYDYWSKTLDNGISMLTVSGGDENRSEELHFSFYNGEVKFEGKTSINNSFLYKQHNGDKFYYYTTYVKPGESYVTMVKNEQDTTKVRLPEEFKASVVLADSGYLYLAADYPYIWRMNRNQYFMKGILFYDTNRNGIKDPGEEGINKYAMEIKPAGIKVFADRNGFFSFAAEPGEQYILEIPADSLFDYVSKEFPYTLSGSEINMIGFTVRNFKPEVKTNFYLPWPRCSTTEVARLKVENPGILSIEKVRLTLVGDPLAEITSTEAVEAKTDTLIFEIEDFESFNDKTLSYDITFPDFNSVNAILTFKLFAEIFSSGSVVNTSIDSLSTMVRCAVDPNDKAVTPIGLWDDHFTLFNTTLDYLIRFENTGNDTAYTVAIHDTLDVNLDASTLEVKGSSHDVITEVDKEGKVIFHFENIMLPDSTTNKEKAQGFVRFTIKPKKNISEMTVVRNKAGIVFDKNPPVITNEVFNTFVSQYPVVSSVESPKERMQLIYPNPASTLINIKGAEGTYVDIYDFTGKHVSQSKELTINTSDWKNGLYIFRIFDSNGKAISIEKVLVVK; from the coding sequence ATGTTACATTCGGATAGTCTGGAGACATACGACTTCGGTCCCACGCCTGACCTAGGGACACTTTCATCTATAGATGAATTTAATAAGGACTTTTTTGCATATAGTTATACAAGAGGCCTTGTCGTGACATACAAAGGGGAAGTGTCAATTCATAAGTTTGCTGATTATGCAGGCGGTTATATCCTGGATTATTACAATGAGTATGACTATTGGAGTAAAACCCTGGATAATGGTATATCTATGCTGACTGTTTCAGGAGGCGATGAAAATCGTAGTGAAGAATTGCACTTCAGTTTTTATAATGGAGAGGTGAAGTTTGAGGGCAAAACAAGTATAAATAACTCCTTCTTATACAAACAGCACAATGGAGATAAATTTTACTATTACACCACCTATGTCAAGCCTGGTGAAAGCTATGTGACAATGGTAAAAAATGAACAGGATACAACAAAGGTACGTTTGCCGGAGGAGTTCAAAGCCTCTGTAGTTCTTGCGGATTCCGGATATTTGTATCTGGCTGCGGATTATCCATACATCTGGCGTATGAACAGAAACCAGTATTTTATGAAAGGTATTTTGTTCTATGATACAAACCGGAATGGTATTAAAGATCCGGGAGAGGAGGGAATTAATAAGTATGCAATGGAGATAAAACCTGCAGGTATAAAAGTGTTTGCTGATCGCAATGGCTTCTTCAGTTTTGCTGCGGAACCAGGAGAACAATACATTCTTGAAATTCCTGCGGATTCTTTATTTGATTATGTATCCAAAGAGTTCCCCTATACACTTTCAGGATCAGAGATCAATATGATAGGTTTTACAGTTCGTAACTTTAAACCGGAAGTGAAGACAAATTTTTACCTTCCTTGGCCTCGTTGCAGCACTACAGAAGTGGCAAGGCTTAAAGTTGAAAATCCGGGAATACTATCTATTGAAAAAGTAAGGCTTACCCTTGTTGGAGATCCTCTGGCTGAAATTACATCAACAGAAGCGGTTGAAGCGAAAACAGATACGCTAATTTTTGAGATAGAAGATTTTGAATCATTTAATGATAAAACACTATCTTATGATATCACTTTTCCTGATTTTAACAGTGTAAATGCGATCTTAACCTTTAAGCTATTTGCTGAAATATTTTCATCAGGATCAGTGGTAAATACCTCTATTGACAGTTTAAGTACAATGGTACGATGTGCTGTTGATCCTAATGATAAAGCAGTAACTCCAATAGGACTTTGGGATGATCATTTTACTCTGTTCAATACGACGCTTGATTATTTAATTCGTTTTGAAAATACCGGAAACGATACTGCATATACTGTTGCTATTCATGATACTCTTGATGTGAACCTGGATGCTTCAACACTTGAAGTTAAAGGATCATCTCATGATGTAATTACAGAAGTTGATAAGGAGGGAAAAGTCATTTTTCACTTCGAAAATATCATGCTTCCTGATAGTACGACTAATAAAGAAAAAGCTCAGGGATTTGTACGTTTTACTATAAAACCTAAAAAGAATATTTCAGAGATGACAGTCGTCAGAAATAAAGCAGGAATTGTCTTTGATAAAAATCCACCAGTTATTACCAATGAAGTATTTAATACTTTTGTGAGCCAGTATCCGGTTGTTTCTTCTGTTGAAAGTCCTAAAGAAAGAATGCAGTTAATTTATCCTAATCCTGCAAGTACACTCATCAATATTAAAGGTGCTGAGGGAACTTATGTTGATATATATGATTTTACAGGAAAGCATGTTTCTCAATCAAAAGAACTAACTATTAATACTTCAGATTGGAAAAATGGACTTTACATTTTCCGGATATTTGATTCTAATGGAAAAGCTATAAGTATTGAGAAGGTACTTGTTGTGAAATAA
- a CDS encoding TolC family protein, with protein MHRSKILKYFRTVSISLLCTACIPSIVHKTENKTVPAKYNSPQDSTNTAKVNWKDFFHDPYLNVLIDTALKNNQELNIIAQEINIARNEIRARKGEYLPNIDIGVGAGLDKMGRYTRLGAVDENLEIAPGKRFPEPLTDLIIAARASWEVDIWKKLRNAKKSAMHRYLASSEGRNFMVTKLIAEIANSYYELLALDNQLEILKKNIEIQQNALHIVRLEKEAAKVTELPVRKFEAEVLKNQSRQYAILQRITETENWINFLVGRFPQPIARNAQNFTALAPDSIHVGIPAQLLQNRPDIKQAEQDLEAAKLDVKVAKANFYPSFRITGSFGYNAYNLNYLIKSPESILYTLAGELVQPLVNRNGIKAYYNSANAKQIQAVYNYERTVLRAYMEVSNQVANISNMKNSYNLKVKEVDALTRSIDISTGLFNSARADYMEVLMTQRDALDAKFDLIETKKAQMSAMVNIYQALGGGW; from the coding sequence ATGCATAGAAGTAAAATTTTAAAATACTTCAGGACGGTAAGTATTTCACTCTTATGTACAGCATGTATTCCATCTATTGTACACAAAACTGAAAATAAAACAGTACCTGCAAAGTATAATAGTCCGCAGGATTCAACAAATACAGCGAAAGTTAACTGGAAAGATTTCTTTCATGATCCATATCTGAATGTCCTCATAGATACTGCTCTTAAAAATAACCAGGAGCTGAATATTATCGCACAGGAGATCAATATAGCCAGAAATGAAATCAGAGCCAGAAAAGGTGAATACCTGCCCAACATCGACATTGGTGTGGGCGCAGGACTGGACAAAATGGGAAGATATACAAGACTTGGAGCAGTTGATGAAAATTTAGAGATTGCACCTGGGAAACGTTTTCCTGAGCCTCTCACAGACCTTATCATAGCTGCAAGAGCCTCATGGGAAGTGGATATATGGAAAAAACTTCGTAACGCCAAGAAATCTGCTATGCACAGGTATCTGGCATCTTCTGAAGGAAGGAACTTTATGGTTACAAAACTAATAGCTGAAATAGCCAATTCATATTATGAGCTGCTGGCATTAGACAATCAGCTGGAGATTCTTAAGAAGAATATAGAGATTCAGCAGAATGCCCTCCACATAGTGAGATTAGAAAAAGAAGCTGCTAAAGTTACAGAATTACCTGTCCGGAAGTTTGAGGCTGAAGTTCTGAAGAATCAAAGCCGCCAATATGCCATTCTGCAGAGAATCACGGAAACAGAAAACTGGATCAATTTTCTTGTGGGAAGATTTCCTCAACCTATAGCAAGGAATGCTCAGAACTTCACGGCACTGGCTCCTGATTCAATACATGTTGGTATTCCAGCCCAGTTGTTACAAAACAGGCCTGATATTAAACAAGCAGAACAGGATCTGGAAGCTGCCAAGCTGGATGTAAAAGTGGCAAAGGCTAACTTCTACCCTTCTTTCAGAATTACAGGAAGTTTTGGATATAATGCATACAACCTGAATTATCTCATAAAATCACCAGAGTCTATTTTATATACGCTGGCTGGCGAACTGGTTCAGCCTCTTGTTAACAGAAATGGGATCAAAGCTTATTATAATTCGGCTAATGCAAAGCAAATTCAGGCTGTATACAACTATGAACGTACTGTCTTAAGAGCTTATATGGAAGTATCCAATCAGGTAGCAAATATCAGCAACATGAAAAACAGCTATAACCTGAAAGTTAAAGAAGTAGATGCTCTTACGAGATCTATCGATATCTCAACAGGTCTTTTCAACTCCGCACGCGCTGATTACATGGAGGTTCTGATGACTCAACGTGATGCACTGGATGCAAAGTTTGATTTGATTGAAACCAAAAAAGCTCAAATGAGTGCAATGGTAAATATTTACCAGGCATTAGGGGGTGGATGGTAA
- a CDS encoding efflux RND transporter permease subunit, whose translation MFSKFIHRPALAIVISLVIIFLGVLSIKTLPTSQFPEVAPPVVMVSASYPGASAKSLSESVIIPLEQSINGAWGMRYMTSDATSAGEANIQVVFEPGTDINQALVQVSNRVQQVTNRLPILVQREGVVITPVIPSMLMYVNLYSKDKNANMKFLFNYAGVNMVPEIQRIKGIGQVRILGSRQYAMRVWLNPDRMRAYKISPDEVMEALNDQSVIGKAGRIGRGDAKRAEALEYVLAYSDRFNDPKQYENVIIKANPNGELLRLKDIATVTLGSEYYDIYSNLNGYPSAALVLKQTYGSNASQVIDEVKAKLEELKKSFPPGMEYEISYDVSNFLDASIENVIHTLRDAFILVALVVFIFLGDWRSTLIPTLAVPVSLIGAFFCMQLFGLTINMVTLFALVLAIGIVVDDAIVVVEAVHAKIHEEHLSPYLAVKKVIGEISGAVIAITLLMVSVFIPVSFMTGPVGTFYRQFSITMASSIVLSGIVALTVTPVLCAMILKNNHGKPRKKTLINRFLDSFNRGFDKVTDRYVGLLKLIAHRRLVTGVLFAIFTIGIYFIANNLPSGFIPSEDQGMLYAIVQTPPGSTLERTNDISNKLVEVINTVEGVKSVSSIAGYEVLTEGRGSNAGTCLINLKPWSERHHSVTEIIEELEVKAKEIPGATIEFFDPPAVPGFGAAGGFALQLLDKTNSGDYKQLESVTNEFIGELKKRKELTGLFTFFSANYPQYEIDFDNQLAMQKGVSIGNAMNTLSTFVGSTYELGFIKYQRFFKVFVQASPEYRKLPSDIMNLYVKNDQGEMVPFSAFMKITKKQGANEINRYNMYLTAGIRGGAAKGYSSGEAIEAVKEVATKTLPHGFDIDWAALSYDETRRGNEAVYIFLIVLVFVYFVLVGQYESFIIPLAVIFSLPAGVFGSFLMIKGMGLANDIYAQVGLVMLVGLLGKNAVLIVEFAVQKQQQGATVLDAAIEGAKVRFRPILMTSFAFIAGLIPLVIAHGAGAIGNRTIGSSALGGMLFGTIFGVIIVPGLYYIFGTIAGSRKLIKDEHETPLTEEIEHVEIEHNA comes from the coding sequence ATGTTCAGTAAATTTATTCATAGGCCTGCTCTCGCAATTGTAATATCACTTGTGATAATATTTTTGGGAGTACTGTCTATCAAAACCCTGCCTACATCACAATTCCCTGAGGTCGCACCTCCGGTGGTGATGGTTAGCGCGTCTTATCCTGGCGCAAGCGCAAAATCGCTTTCTGAATCGGTTATTATCCCATTAGAACAGTCCATTAATGGTGCCTGGGGAATGAGATACATGACTTCTGATGCAACCAGTGCGGGAGAAGCAAATATCCAGGTTGTATTTGAACCAGGAACTGATATCAATCAGGCTTTGGTGCAGGTTTCTAATCGTGTTCAACAGGTAACTAACAGATTGCCTATACTGGTACAAAGGGAAGGGGTTGTAATAACTCCTGTAATTCCCAGTATGTTAATGTATGTCAACCTTTACAGTAAAGACAAGAATGCCAACATGAAATTCCTGTTCAACTATGCAGGGGTTAACATGGTACCAGAAATTCAACGTATAAAGGGTATCGGACAAGTTAGAATACTTGGTAGTAGACAATATGCTATGCGTGTCTGGTTGAATCCAGACAGAATGCGTGCCTATAAAATTTCTCCAGACGAAGTAATGGAAGCTCTAAATGACCAGAGTGTTATAGGTAAGGCGGGTAGAATTGGTAGAGGAGATGCGAAACGCGCAGAAGCACTAGAATATGTTTTGGCATATTCGGACAGATTCAATGATCCAAAACAATATGAAAACGTCATTATTAAGGCCAATCCTAATGGTGAGCTTCTTAGATTGAAAGATATAGCAACTGTTACATTGGGAAGTGAATATTATGATATCTATTCAAATCTGAATGGTTATCCTTCAGCAGCATTGGTACTTAAGCAAACTTACGGTAGTAATGCAAGCCAGGTAATTGATGAGGTGAAGGCCAAACTGGAAGAATTGAAAAAATCATTTCCTCCTGGAATGGAATATGAAATCAGTTATGATGTTTCCAATTTCCTTGACGCTTCCATAGAAAACGTTATTCATACATTAAGGGATGCTTTCATCCTGGTGGCCCTGGTAGTGTTTATATTCCTGGGTGATTGGAGATCTACTCTTATTCCTACCTTGGCCGTTCCGGTATCATTGATTGGAGCCTTTTTCTGTATGCAGCTTTTCGGGCTTACCATTAACATGGTTACATTGTTTGCCCTCGTATTGGCTATTGGTATTGTGGTAGATGATGCCATTGTGGTGGTGGAAGCCGTGCATGCCAAGATACACGAAGAACATCTGTCGCCTTATCTGGCTGTAAAAAAGGTTATAGGTGAAATTAGTGGTGCCGTTATAGCTATTACTCTTTTGATGGTATCTGTGTTTATTCCAGTGTCCTTTATGACTGGACCTGTAGGTACGTTCTATAGACAGTTTTCTATTACAATGGCATCTTCAATAGTTCTTTCAGGTATAGTGGCACTTACGGTTACCCCTGTTCTTTGCGCAATGATATTGAAAAATAATCATGGAAAACCGAGAAAGAAGACATTAATAAACCGATTCCTTGATAGCTTTAATAGAGGATTTGATAAGGTTACAGACAGATACGTTGGCCTGTTAAAGTTGATTGCACACCGAAGATTAGTCACTGGAGTATTATTTGCAATATTTACCATAGGTATATATTTTATAGCCAACAATTTACCTTCAGGTTTTATTCCAAGTGAAGATCAAGGAATGCTTTATGCCATTGTCCAAACACCTCCAGGTTCAACACTGGAAAGAACAAATGACATATCTAACAAACTAGTTGAGGTTATTAATACAGTGGAAGGTGTAAAATCAGTCTCCTCCATAGCAGGTTATGAGGTACTTACTGAAGGTCGAGGATCCAATGCCGGAACTTGTCTGATTAACCTTAAACCTTGGTCAGAACGACACCATTCTGTAACTGAAATTATTGAGGAATTGGAAGTAAAAGCCAAGGAAATCCCTGGGGCAACCATTGAGTTTTTCGATCCACCGGCTGTACCCGGATTCGGAGCTGCAGGTGGTTTTGCTTTACAATTATTGGATAAAACTAACAGTGGAGATTACAAGCAGCTTGAATCAGTAACAAATGAATTCATCGGTGAGCTGAAAAAACGCAAAGAGTTAACAGGCTTATTTACCTTCTTCAGCGCCAACTATCCACAATATGAAATTGATTTCGATAATCAATTGGCGATGCAAAAGGGAGTTTCTATAGGAAACGCGATGAATACGCTATCGACTTTTGTAGGAAGTACATATGAACTAGGTTTTATCAAATACCAACGGTTTTTCAAGGTATTCGTACAAGCATCTCCTGAATATAGGAAACTCCCTTCTGATATTATGAATTTGTACGTAAAAAATGACCAAGGTGAAATGGTTCCTTTCTCAGCGTTCATGAAAATTACAAAGAAGCAGGGAGCCAATGAAATCAACAGATACAATATGTACCTCACTGCAGGTATCAGAGGTGGTGCTGCAAAAGGATATAGTAGTGGTGAAGCCATCGAAGCAGTGAAAGAAGTAGCTACTAAAACATTACCTCACGGCTTTGACATAGACTGGGCAGCACTTTCATATGATGAAACAAGACGCGGAAATGAAGCTGTATATATCTTCCTTATCGTATTAGTCTTTGTTTACTTCGTTCTTGTAGGGCAGTACGAAAGCTTCATCATACCATTGGCTGTTATATTCTCTCTGCCGGCTGGGGTTTTCGGATCATTCTTAATGATTAAAGGAATGGGTCTTGCAAATGATATTTATGCACAGGTAGGACTAGTAATGCTTGTCGGTCTTCTCGGAAAAAATGCCGTGTTGATTGTTGAGTTTGCGGTTCAAAAACAACAACAGGGCGCAACAGTCCTTGATGCAGCTATAGAAGGTGCTAAAGTTCGTTTCAGACCTATCCTAATGACATCATTTGCCTTTATAGCAGGATTGATTCCATTAGTAATTGCTCACGGTGCCGGAGCTATTGGTAACCGTACCATCGGATCATCCGCTCTTGGGGGTATGCTTTTCGGAACAATTTTCGGAGTAATCATTGTCCCTGGTTTGTACTACATATTCGGCACAATTGCTGGTAGTCGAAAGCTTATCAAAGATGAACATGAGACGCCATTAACTGAAGAAATAGAACACGTTGAAATCGAACACAATGCATAG
- a CDS encoding efflux RND transporter periplasmic adaptor subunit has product MKKFLILISISTLFFASCVSHKEEKEHEVKFLVTSPLKKDTTITREYVCQIRSIQHIELRALEKGYLQNIFVDEGQFVKKGQRMFQIMPTQYQAEQQKAQAEVEFAEIEYQNTKKLADSNIVSPNELALAKARLGKAKAELSLATVHLGFTDIRAPFDGIMDHFYVRQGSLLNEGDMLTTISDNSQMWVYFNVPEAEYLDYKTNATTENLMKVNLLMANNKLFEYPGMVKTIEADFNNETGTIPFRATFPNPKALLRHGETGNIQMTIPMKDAILIPQKATFEILEKKYVYVVGKDNKVKSREIEIAAEMPDIYVIKEGINENERILLEGIRKVKDNDKIAYRYEDPKSVLPKLKVYVE; this is encoded by the coding sequence ATGAAGAAATTTCTCATACTTATTAGTATCAGCACCTTGTTCTTTGCAAGCTGCGTATCACACAAAGAAGAAAAGGAGCATGAAGTTAAATTCCTGGTCACCAGCCCCTTAAAAAAGGACACCACCATTACCAGGGAATATGTTTGCCAGATCCGTTCGATACAACATATTGAACTGAGAGCTCTTGAGAAGGGCTATCTTCAGAATATTTTTGTTGATGAAGGCCAGTTTGTTAAAAAAGGGCAACGGATGTTTCAGATCATGCCTACTCAATACCAGGCCGAACAGCAAAAAGCACAAGCTGAGGTCGAATTTGCAGAAATCGAATACCAAAACACCAAAAAACTTGCAGACAGCAATATTGTCTCTCCAAATGAACTTGCTTTAGCAAAAGCAAGATTAGGAAAGGCAAAAGCTGAATTATCATTAGCAACGGTTCATCTAGGATTTACTGATATCCGCGCTCCTTTTGATGGTATAATGGACCACTTTTATGTAAGACAAGGAAGTCTCCTTAACGAGGGAGATATGCTTACCACAATTTCAGATAACAGTCAGATGTGGGTTTATTTTAATGTTCCTGAAGCTGAGTATCTGGATTATAAAACCAATGCGACAACTGAAAACTTAATGAAAGTAAACTTATTAATGGCCAATAACAAGCTGTTCGAATATCCTGGAATGGTTAAAACGATCGAGGCTGATTTTAACAATGAAACAGGTACTATTCCTTTCCGAGCTACATTTCCTAACCCCAAAGCGTTGCTGAGACATGGTGAAACAGGTAATATACAAATGACTATTCCTATGAAAGACGCTATTTTGATTCCACAGAAAGCAACTTTTGAAATCTTGGAAAAAAAATATGTCTATGTTGTCGGAAAGGATAATAAAGTAAAATCAAGAGAAATAGAAATAGCAGCAGAAATGCCGGATATATACGTCATTAAAGAAGGCATAAATGAGAACGAAAGAATACTGCTTGAGGGAATAAGAAAGGTAAAAGATAATGACAAGATTGCCTACAGATACGAGGATCCAAAATCAGTACTACCAAAGTTAAAAGTATATGTTGAATAG
- a CDS encoding TonB-dependent receptor — protein sequence MTKTLQFIIAFLLIGSFAFAQNDLKGTVKDNQGLPLPGAIILIKGTSATAASDADGNFSIEAPKDFPYYVQITATGFKTLELQITSETATPLNLSLAVDELLDEVVVTSRRRKEVAQEIPIPISVVGGSQVENSGSFNVNRVKELVPTVQLYSSNPRNTTLNIRGLGSTFGLTNDGIDPGVGFYVDGVYYARPAATTLDFIDIEQIEVSRGPQGTLFGKNTTAGAFNITTRAPRFQPGANFEVSYGNYGYIQAKASVTGPLTKNLAARVSFSGTQRDGLIYNVRSSKYINDLNNIGGRVQLLYNLTDNIRLTLAGDASRQKPEGYAQVIAGVAPTQRAAYRQFNQIISDLNYTLPSQNAFDRKVDQDTPWRSGNELGGLSLNADIKLGKGTLTSTTAWRYWNWDPSNDRDFTGLPVLRLSQATSKHQQWSQEIRYAGEFSSRLTGVIGVFALGQNLKTDPVHIEESGAAQWRFSQSSTSPLWQTPGLFDGYGIKSKSWLNSFSGAVFGQLDWAITKNLHLLPGLRYNYDFKEVDFNRQTYGGLETNDPALIALKRAVYTDQYYHAKAENTNFSGQVTLAYKPIKQINTFATYSNSYKPVGVNLGGLPTANGDVLTDLAKVKPEYVTHVEFGIKTNPTSNTTLNLIVFNTSIKDYQTQVQTAEVGVNRGYLSNAEKVRVQGIELDGSIRVSRNLAINAAVAYTDGKYVSFKNAPVPLEETGGASAFKDISGGRLPGISKWAGSIGGEANTNEGKFLGSKGKFFLGVDSYFRSGFSSSPSPSKYLVVDGYSLFNARLGFKAANGVTLFVWGRNILNKDYFEQLLPAAGNAGHYAGVIGDPRTYGVTLRYSL from the coding sequence ATGACTAAAACACTACAATTTATTATTGCCTTCCTCCTCATTGGAAGTTTTGCATTTGCGCAAAATGACCTTAAAGGAACTGTAAAAGATAATCAGGGCTTACCCCTACCAGGTGCTATCATTTTAATAAAAGGAACAAGTGCAACAGCAGCTTCTGATGCGGATGGAAATTTTTCCATAGAGGCTCCTAAAGACTTTCCTTATTATGTACAAATAACTGCAACCGGCTTTAAAACTCTGGAGCTTCAAATCACTTCAGAAACCGCTACTCCGCTTAATCTGTCGCTTGCTGTAGATGAGCTGCTGGATGAAGTTGTGGTAACTTCAAGAAGAAGAAAAGAGGTTGCCCAGGAAATTCCAATTCCGATTTCTGTTGTTGGCGGCTCTCAGGTCGAAAACTCTGGCTCATTTAATGTGAACAGAGTAAAGGAACTTGTACCAACTGTACAACTTTATTCTTCTAACCCTAGAAATACAACGCTTAATATCCGTGGACTTGGTTCTACATTTGGTCTTACCAATGATGGTATTGATCCAGGTGTTGGATTTTATGTAGATGGCGTGTACTACGCTCGTCCGGCAGCAACTACGCTTGACTTCATTGACATTGAACAAATTGAAGTATCTCGAGGTCCTCAGGGAACACTGTTCGGCAAAAATACTACTGCAGGTGCATTCAACATTACTACACGTGCTCCAAGATTCCAGCCTGGTGCTAACTTTGAAGTAAGCTATGGTAACTATGGCTACATACAGGCAAAAGCTTCTGTAACAGGTCCTCTTACCAAAAATCTTGCTGCTCGCGTTTCCTTTTCAGGAACCCAGCGCGATGGATTGATTTACAATGTAAGATCATCAAAATACATCAATGACCTTAATAACATAGGAGGTAGAGTTCAACTACTTTATAACCTTACGGATAATATCAGATTAACGCTTGCTGGTGATGCATCCAGACAAAAGCCGGAGGGCTATGCACAGGTTATAGCAGGAGTTGCTCCAACTCAACGTGCTGCATATCGCCAGTTCAATCAGATCATATCTGACTTGAATTATACACTTCCAAGCCAAAACGCATTTGACAGAAAAGTGGATCAGGATACACCGTGGAGATCAGGCAATGAGCTAGGTGGATTATCTCTAAATGCTGATATAAAACTTGGGAAAGGAACTTTGACTTCAACAACTGCCTGGCGTTATTGGAACTGGGATCCGTCAAATGACAGAGATTTCACAGGTCTCCCGGTGTTAAGATTATCTCAGGCTACTTCCAAACACCAACAATGGTCACAGGAGATACGTTATGCAGGTGAATTCTCATCTCGTCTAACTGGTGTAATTGGAGTATTTGCTCTTGGTCAGAATCTAAAAACTGACCCTGTCCATATTGAAGAGTCTGGAGCAGCACAATGGAGATTCTCTCAAAGTTCAACCAGTCCGCTATGGCAAACACCAGGACTATTTGACGGATACGGAATAAAATCTAAGTCCTGGTTAAATTCGTTCAGTGGAGCTGTGTTTGGTCAGCTTGACTGGGCAATAACTAAAAACCTGCACTTATTACCAGGTCTTCGTTATAACTACGACTTTAAAGAAGTGGACTTTAACCGTCAGACATATGGTGGCCTGGAGACAAATGATCCAGCTTTAATCGCACTTAAACGTGCTGTTTATACTGATCAGTATTATCATGCAAAAGCTGAAAACACTAACTTTTCAGGACAGGTAACACTTGCTTACAAGCCTATTAAACAAATTAATACTTTTGCCACATATTCTAACAGTTATAAGCCTGTAGGTGTAAACCTAGGAGGATTACCTACTGCTAATGGTGACGTATTAACAGACCTTGCCAAGGTAAAACCTGAATACGTAACACACGTGGAGTTTGGCATCAAAACAAACCCAACTTCAAATACTACTTTGAATTTGATTGTGTTTAATACATCTATTAAAGATTACCAGACTCAGGTACAAACTGCAGAAGTTGGTGTAAACCGTGGATACCTCTCTAATGCTGAAAAAGTAAGAGTTCAGGGTATTGAGTTGGATGGTAGCATCAGAGTAAGCAGAAACCTTGCTATCAATGCTGCTGTAGCATATACTGACGGTAAATATGTTTCATTTAAAAATGCTCCTGTACCTCTTGAAGAAACAGGCGGTGCAAGTGCCTTTAAAGATATATCAGGAGGAAGACTTCCGGGTATCTCTAAATGGGCAGGTTCTATTGGTGGTGAAGCGAATACAAATGAAGGCAAATTTTTGGGATCTAAAGGAAAATTCTTCCTTGGTGTTGATTCTTACTTCCGATCTGGATTTTCATCAAGTCCATCTCCATCAAAATATCTTGTTGTAGACGGTTACTCTCTTTTTAATGCAAGACTTGGTTTCAAAGCTGCAAACGGAGTGACTTTATTTGTATGGGGACGTAACATCCTGAATAAAGATTACTTTGAGCAACTGTTACCAGCAGCTGGTAATGCCGGTCACTATGCGGGTGTAATTGGCGATCCAAGAACTTATGGAGTTACTTTAAGATATTCTTTATAA